Proteins encoded within one genomic window of Actinoplanes octamycinicus:
- a CDS encoding PadR family transcriptional regulator encodes MRSSSRVTLREPSYFVLAALLDGRLHGYAVVKRVEELSAGQVKLAAGSLYSVLDRLLGEGYVTADGEEIVNGRARRYYRLTDSGQQVLAQEADRLAQAARVVHERLTQGDTPRPTWRTSPA; translated from the coding sequence ATGCGATCATCCTCGCGCGTCACCCTGCGGGAACCGTCGTACTTCGTGCTGGCCGCCCTGCTCGACGGGCGGCTGCACGGGTACGCCGTGGTCAAGCGGGTCGAAGAGTTGTCCGCCGGCCAGGTGAAGCTGGCCGCCGGCTCGCTGTACTCGGTGCTCGACCGGCTGCTCGGCGAGGGCTACGTCACCGCCGACGGCGAGGAGATCGTCAACGGGCGGGCGCGACGTTATTACCGGTTGACCGACAGCGGTCAGCAGGTGCTCGCCCAGGAAGCGGACCGGCTCGCCCAGGCCGCGCGTGTCGTGCACGAGCGGCTGACGCAGGGCGACACCCCTCGACCGACCTGGAGGACTTCACCGGCATGA
- a CDS encoding MerR family transcriptional regulator codes for MAEHLTVGRVAELAGVSVRTLHHYDEIGLVQPSARTSAGYRAYAPADVERLREVLAYRRLGFGLREIADLVDDPATDAVAHLHRLRGLLLEQRDRAGAMVTAIDRELEARARGLGTTPEEQLTMFGAQLYDSIGAAYPATRRTEPRIAARVWEALGDARTVLNVGAGTGSYEPADREVTAVEPSAVMRAQRGPDAAPCVAGSAESLPFDDQSFDAAMAFSTVHHWRDPIAGLREMRRVARRVVVFTHDASDTGWRNRFWLSRDYLPEVAGLVAGRPPVEDLAATIGARIEPVLIPWDCADGFFEAYWRRPEVYLDESARRAVSIWTRVGPEAEQRAVSRLRADLDSGRWADRNRELLSLDAAELGLRLLVA; via the coding sequence GTGGCAGAACACCTCACCGTGGGACGCGTCGCCGAGCTGGCCGGCGTCAGCGTCCGCACCCTGCACCACTACGACGAGATCGGTCTCGTGCAGCCGTCCGCCCGGACCAGCGCCGGCTACCGGGCCTACGCACCGGCCGACGTGGAGCGGCTGCGGGAGGTGCTCGCCTACCGGCGGCTGGGGTTCGGGCTGCGCGAGATCGCCGATCTCGTCGACGACCCGGCCACCGACGCGGTCGCGCACCTGCACCGCCTGCGCGGCCTGCTGCTGGAGCAGCGGGACCGGGCCGGCGCCATGGTGACCGCCATCGACAGGGAACTCGAAGCCCGGGCCCGGGGGCTCGGCACCACACCGGAGGAACAGTTGACCATGTTCGGCGCGCAGTTGTACGACTCGATCGGCGCCGCCTACCCGGCGACGCGCCGCACCGAACCGCGGATCGCCGCGCGGGTCTGGGAGGCGCTCGGCGACGCCCGCACGGTGCTCAACGTCGGGGCCGGCACCGGCTCCTACGAACCGGCCGACCGCGAGGTCACCGCGGTCGAGCCGTCCGCGGTGATGCGCGCCCAGCGCGGCCCGGACGCGGCGCCGTGCGTGGCCGGCAGCGCGGAGAGCCTGCCCTTCGACGACCAGTCGTTCGACGCGGCGATGGCGTTCAGCACCGTGCACCACTGGCGCGACCCGATCGCCGGGCTGCGCGAGATGCGCCGGGTGGCCCGGCGGGTGGTGGTGTTCACCCACGACGCCAGCGACACCGGCTGGCGGAACCGCTTCTGGCTGTCCCGCGACTACCTGCCCGAGGTGGCCGGCCTGGTCGCCGGCCGCCCGCCGGTGGAGGACCTGGCCGCGACGATCGGCGCCCGCATCGAGCCGGTGCTGATCCCGTGGGACTGCGCCGACGGCTTCTTCGAGGCCTACTGGCGCCGGCCAGAGGTCTACCTGGACGAAAGCGCCCGCCGCGCGGTGTCGATCTGGACCCGGGTCGGGCCGGAGGCCGAGCAGCGCGCGGTGTCCCGGCTCCGCGCCGACCTGGACTCGGGCCGCTGGGCGGACCGCAACCGCGAGCTGCTGTCGCTCGACGCGGCCGAGCTGGGCCTGCGACTGCTCGTGGCCTAG
- a CDS encoding sensor histidine kinase, producing MTRRLARAGLYPLVGAALLTPVAVALGVPILTAPTLGRVLLWWAACLPGAVLLAMTPLIRRLEVAALAELLDVDVPHRADRVYLTVLTSLHLFVGATLSAGLAALSPELLRLGDGRPGAPGDSAEVLLVAVAVLIAMVAAGSGQRWAARRLLRTEPSRLVDALDRRQSLALELHDSVGHALSVVLVQAMAAEAALQRTEPTLAAQSLDHLASTARIAQQDLDVLLSVLDDGVTEQAPTLSSLGTLIRGLDVRARADPLDRVPAATSRAAFAITREALTNALRHGHGPVTLDLAVGAGLVVTAENATIGAAAGPGRGLTGMRMRARLAGGDCTWREVDGTWRVQAVLPL from the coding sequence ATGACGCGCCGCCTCGCCCGCGCCGGGCTCTACCCGCTGGTCGGCGCCGCCCTGCTGACGCCGGTCGCGGTCGCGCTCGGCGTGCCGATCCTGACCGCGCCGACCCTGGGCCGCGTGCTGCTCTGGTGGGCGGCGTGCCTGCCCGGCGCCGTGCTGCTCGCCATGACGCCGTTGATCCGGCGCCTGGAGGTGGCCGCACTGGCCGAGCTGCTCGACGTGGACGTGCCGCACCGGGCCGATCGCGTCTACCTGACCGTCCTGACCAGCCTGCACCTGTTCGTCGGCGCCACGCTCAGCGCCGGCCTGGCCGCGCTCTCGCCCGAGTTGCTGCGCCTGGGCGACGGCCGGCCCGGCGCGCCGGGCGACTCGGCCGAGGTGCTGCTGGTCGCCGTCGCTGTCCTGATCGCGATGGTCGCCGCCGGATCCGGCCAGCGCTGGGCGGCGCGCCGGCTGTTGCGCACCGAGCCGTCCCGGCTCGTCGACGCGCTCGACCGCCGCCAGAGCCTCGCGCTGGAACTGCACGACTCGGTCGGTCACGCGCTCAGCGTCGTCCTGGTGCAGGCGATGGCCGCCGAGGCGGCGCTGCAGCGGACCGAGCCCACCCTCGCCGCGCAGTCGCTCGACCACCTGGCGTCCACCGCCCGGATCGCCCAGCAGGATCTCGACGTGCTGCTGAGCGTGCTCGACGACGGCGTCACCGAGCAGGCCCCCACCCTGAGCTCGCTCGGCACCCTGATCCGCGGCCTCGACGTGCGGGCCCGCGCCGACCCCCTCGACCGGGTCCCGGCCGCGACGTCGCGCGCCGCGTTCGCGATCACCCGGGAGGCGCTCACCAACGCCCTGCGGCACGGGCACGGCCCGGTGACGCTCGATCTCGCTGTCGGCGCCGGCCTGGTGGTCACCGCGGAGAACGCGACAATCGGCGCGGCGGCCGGGCCGGGCC
- a CDS encoding MOSC domain-containing protein, which translates to MIVSGLWRYPVKSMGGEPLREARVDPWGIAGDRRWMVVDRSGKKPWAGEFRQLAGVSAVQTGDGGVRLRAAGHPDLHLAEPVGGEPVEVTLRGVGRAVSAGDAADAWLCAALGLDVRLVWLDEPARRPMSESHGGRPGDVLSFADAAPLLLTTEPSLRQLDAWIADNGGGPVPMTRFRPNLVVDGEMAAFAEDGWGEVRVGEVLFRFAEHCDRCAVTTLDPATGRTAKEPIRTLAKHRRWDGNVWFGVRIVPVNPGTIAVGDPVQPL; encoded by the coding sequence GTGATCGTTTCGGGACTGTGGCGTTATCCGGTCAAATCCATGGGTGGGGAGCCGCTGCGCGAGGCGCGGGTGGACCCGTGGGGGATCGCCGGAGACCGGCGGTGGATGGTGGTCGACCGGTCCGGGAAGAAACCGTGGGCCGGGGAGTTCCGGCAGCTCGCCGGCGTCTCCGCGGTGCAGACCGGGGACGGCGGGGTCCGGTTGCGCGCTGCCGGGCATCCGGATCTGCACCTGGCCGAGCCGGTCGGCGGTGAGCCGGTCGAGGTGACGCTGCGCGGAGTAGGTAGGGCGGTGTCCGCCGGAGACGCGGCCGACGCCTGGTTGTGTGCGGCGCTCGGCCTCGACGTGCGGCTGGTGTGGCTCGACGAGCCGGCCCGCCGGCCGATGTCGGAGAGTCACGGCGGCCGGCCCGGCGACGTGCTGAGCTTCGCGGACGCGGCGCCGCTGCTGCTCACCACGGAGCCGTCGCTGCGCCAGCTGGACGCGTGGATCGCGGACAACGGCGGCGGGCCGGTGCCGATGACCCGGTTCCGGCCGAACCTGGTGGTGGACGGGGAGATGGCCGCGTTCGCCGAGGACGGCTGGGGTGAGGTGCGGGTCGGCGAGGTGCTCTTCCGGTTCGCCGAGCACTGCGACCGGTGCGCGGTGACCACGCTGGACCCGGCGACCGGGCGGACCGCGAAGGAGCCGATCCGCACCCTGGCGAAGCATCGGCGGTGGGACGGCAACGTGTGGTTCGGGGTCCGGATCGTCCCGGTCAACCCGGGCACGATCGCGGTGGGCGACCCGGTACAGCCGCTCTAG